A portion of the Choristoneura fumiferana chromosome 20, NRCan_CFum_1, whole genome shotgun sequence genome contains these proteins:
- the LOC141439204 gene encoding uncharacterized protein, with product MQGFKALVLLAVVVALLGLVSAAAVEGEPSGVQQLPAMLVRSGPAQLSDPAARSCTNSACYSLCRSLGWANGFCLDAEWCLCYN from the exons ATGCAGGGTTTCAAGGCTTTGGTGTTACTGGCGGTGGTGGTGGCCCTTCTTGGGCTGGTGAGCGCAGCAGCCGTTGAAGGTG AGCCATCCGGCGTACAGCAGTTACCAGCGATGCTGGTGCGATCCGGCCCCGCCCAGCTCTCCGACCCCGCAGCCCGTTCCTGCACCAACAGCGCCTGCTACTCCCTGTGCCGCTCCCTCGGCTGGGCCAACGGCTTCTGCCTCGACGCTGAGTGGTGCCTGTGCTATAACTAA
- the Def gene encoding defensin yields the protein MQGFKTFVLLAVIVALLGLARGTPINDNEPTGLEQLSELSGAEQLPTLLVRAGPAALSAPAARRCTASACRSLCRALGWRHGVCLDAVWCMCFN from the exons ATGCAGGGTTTCAAGACTTTCGTATTGCTGGCTGTGATAGTGGCCCTTCTTGGACTGGCGAGAGGAACGCCCATCAATGATAATG AGCCTACTGGCCTTGAGCAGTTGTCAGAGTTATCCGGCGCGGAGCAGCTGCCGACGCTGCTGGTGCGGGCCGGCCCCGCCGCGCTGTCTGCGCCGGCGGCTCGCCGCTGCACCGCCAGCGCCTGCCGCTCGCTCTGCCGCGCGCTCGGCTGGAGACACGGCGTCTGCCTCGACGCTGTCTGGTGCATGTGCTTTAACTAG
- the LOC141439057 gene encoding uncharacterized protein yields MQGFKTFVLLAVMVVLFGLVRAAPADHRVLLLYSADNELTGLEQLSELAGMEQLPELLVWPSPAALSAPAARRCTAIACRSLCRALGWWNGVCLDAVRCRCSNLEYSLFH; encoded by the exons ATGCAGGGTTTCAAGACTTTCGTATTGCTGGCGGTGATGGTGGTGCTTTTTGGGCTGGTGAGAGCAGCGCCTGCTGACCACAGAGTACTTTTATTATACTCCGCTGACAATG AGCTTACTGGTCTCGAGCAGTTGTCAGAGTTAGCCGGCATGGAGCAGCTGCCAGAGCTGCTGGTGTGGCCCAGCCCCGCCGCGCTGTCTGCGCCGGCGGCTCGCCGCTGCACCGCCATCGCCTGCCGCTCGCTCTGCCGCGCGCTCGGCTGGTGGAACGGCGTCTGCCTCGACGCTGTGCGGTGCAGGTGCTCCAACTTAGAATACAGTCTATTTCATTAA